The sequence below is a genomic window from Methanoculleus sp. 7T.
CGCGGTCGCGATCGTGGAGTTTATCCTCGTCCTAGTGCCAATCATCGGCGCAATCATTCTCCTGCTCCTCATGCCGGCGTTCATCATCTTTACCTACCGCTACATCGCCCTCCTCTACGAGAGCGCCCCGGCACCGGCATAACACCCCACTTTCTTTCTTCCGTCCGCCCCGAACGCCCAAGATTTAAATACAGGTGCTCCCAATTATTTGCGGTGAAACCCACTATGAGTGATTGTTTTATTTGGTGAATCGATCCGCTTTTTTGACACTACCTTACGTGACGGCGAACAGACACCGGGTGTCTGCCTGACGCCGGCTGAGAAACTTGAGATTGCAACGCACCTTGCCGACGTCGGCGTCCATGTCATCGAAGCCGGCTCTGCAGCCGCGTCTCTCGGAGAACGTGAATCCATCCGTGCAATCGCCGATGCCGGGCTCGCCGCCGAGTGCTGCACGTATGTCCGGGCGCTCCCCGGGGATATCGACCTCGCCGCAGACGCCGGCGCAGACTCCGTCCACCTCGTCGTCCCGGTAAGCGACCTCCATATCGCAAAGAAACTCCGCAAAACCCGCGAGCAGGTCTGCGATATGGCTTGGAGCGCCGTCGAGTATGCGAAAGACCGTGGCCTCATCGTCGAACTCTCCGGGGAGGATGCATCCCGCGCCGACCAGGCGTTCCTCGCGGAAGTCTTCCGGGAAGGAGTCGAACGGGGCGCAGACCGGCTCTGCTTCTGCGACACCGTCGGGCTCCTCACTCCCGAGCGGGCGGCCGCGGTCATACCGCCGCTCCTCTTCGCCCCGCTCTCCATCCACTGCCACGACGACCTCGGGTTTGCGCTCGCAAACTCAGTCGCCGCCCTCCGTGCCGGGGCAACCTGTGCCCACGTCACCGTCAACGGCCTTGGGGAGCGTGCGGGAAACACGGCCCTCGAAGAACTGGTGATGGCGCTTGAGGTGCTCTACAGGGTCGATACCGGGATTGCGACCGAAGAACTCTATCCCCTCTCGACCCACGTCGCACGGTTGACCGGGGTGCCGCTTGCGACCAACAAACCCATCGTCGGCGAGATGGCCTTCACCCACGAGAGCGGCATCCACGCCCACGGGGTGATGCGGGACGCAAGCACCTACGAATCGATCCGTCCGGAGAACGTCGGACGGAAGCGCCGCATCGTCCTCGGCAAACACTCGGGCTCGGCGGCGGTCGAGGCCGCCCTCCACGATATGGGGTATGCCCCCGACGGCGCGCAGCTCGCCGAGATCGTGACTCGGATCAAGCAGGTCGGGGATTCCGGGATGCGGATAACCGACGCCGACATCATGGCGATCGCCGATACCGTCATGGCGATCGAGTTTACGCCCTGCCTCGAACTCCGCCAGTTCACCATCGTCTCGGGGAGCAACGCGGTGCCGACAGCCTCGGTGACGATGCTCGTCAACGGCGAGGAGATCACCGGTGCCGCAGTCGGGACCGGGCCGGTGGATGCGGCAATCCGCGCGCTCCAGCGATCGGTGGCCGACGTCGGCAGCGTAAGGCTCGATGAATACCGCGTGGATGCGATAACGGGGGGCACGGACGCCCTCGTCGACGTATCGGTGAAACTCAGTAAGGACGGGAAGACCGTGACGTCGCGGGGCGCGAGGACCGACATCATCATGGCAAGCGTCGAAGCAGTTATCGCCGGTATGAACAGACTACTCAGGGAAGAGCATGAAGACCGGAGCCAAGACTCTGATTGAAGCGCTACGGCGCGAAGGGGTAGACACCATATTCGGCTACCCCGGCGGCTCAGTTTTGCCGATCTACGATGAACTCTACGATTCGTCGATCCGGCACATTCTGGTAAGGCACGAACAGGCAGCGGCGCACGCGGCCGACGGCTACGCACGCGCCAGCGGCCGGGTAGGGGTATGCCTTGCCACCTCCGGTCCCGGCGCGTGCAACCTGGTGACCGGGATCGCTACGGCGTATATGGACTCCGTATCCATTGTAGCGCTTACCGGTCAGGTACCGACCGGCATGCTCGGGAACGATGCGTTCCAGGAATCGGACATCACCGGCATCACGATGCCGGTCACGAAGCACAACTACTTAGTGAAGGATGTCGCCGACCTCGACCGTACGGTGCAGGAGGCGTTCTACATCGCGCGGACCGGCCGTCCCGGCCCGGTGCTGATCGACCTCCCAAAAGACGTCACCACGAGCCACGTGAAGAGCGGGGAGGCTGCTCCCGGACCGGTCTCCCTCCGGGGCTACCAGCCCACCTACCAGGGGCACGTCCGCCAGATCGATAAGGCGCTCGACCTGATCGCCCGGGCGGAGCGTCCCCTGGTCTACGCGGGCGGCGGAGTGGTCCACTCGGGTGCATCGGCCGAACTCCTGGAGTTTGCCGAAGCCACCGCCATCCCGGTGACGACGACCCTGATGGGACTCGGCGCCGTTCCCGGCGACCACCCGCTCTGCCTCGGCATGCTCGGGATGCACGGCACTCAGTCCGCGAACTATGCGGTCACGGAGTGCGACCTCCTGATTGCCGTCGGCGTCAGGTTCGATGACCGGGTGACCGGCAAGATCGAGACGTTTGCGCCGAACGCCGCGATCATCCACATCGATATCGACCCTGCCGAGATCGGGAAGAACAGAGCGGTCGACGTCCCGATCGTGGGCGACGTGAAGGCGGTGCTCCAGGCCCTCCTGCGGAGGATGCAGAAGCACGGGGATACGGCGAACTGGGTAGCGAGGATCAACACTTGGAAGGCGCAGCACCCCCTCCGCTACCGCGACGACGGGCGTCTCCGCCCGCAGTACATCATCCGCGAGCTCTCCGATCTCCTGAAGGGCGAGGGGATCATCGCAAGCGAGGTGGGCCAAAACCAGATGTGGACCGCCCTCCACTACTGTTTCAGAAAGCCCCGGACCTGGCTCACCTCAGGCGGCCTCGGGACGATGGGCTACGGGTTTCCTGCGGCCATCGGCGCCCACTTCGCCAGGCCGGACCTCCCGGTCGTCGACGTCGCCGGCGACGGGAGTTTCCAGATGAACATCCAGGAACTCGGGACGGTGGCGCAGTATCATATCCCGGTCAAGGTCGTGATCTTGAACAACATGTACCTCGGTATGGTCCGCCAGTGGCAGGAACTCTTCTACGACCGCCGCTACTCCTACACCGAGCTCCCGCCGGTGGACTTTGTGAAGATCGCCAATGCTTACGGGATCGAGGGTATCAGAGTCGAGGAGAAGGACGGCGTCAGGGAGGCGCTTAGCGCCGCGCTTGCGGCCGACGGGCCGTTCGTCTTGGACTTCAGGATCGAACGGGAGGAGAACGTCTTCCCCATGGTCCCGGCAGGGGCCGCAATCAACGAGATGATCGGGGTGCACCAGGAATGAAGTCGCACACGATAAGTGTCCTTGTCGAGAACCGGGCGGGCGTCTTGAGCCGGGTCGCCGGGATGTTCTCGCGGCGGGGGTTCAACATCGAGAGCCTCGCCGTCGGGACCTGCGAAGAGCCGGATATGAGCCGGATCACGATCGTGGTGAACGGCGACGGTTCCGTCGTCGAGCAGGTGATGAAGCAGACCAACAAGCTCATCGACGTCATCAAGGTCTCGGACCTGACTGAGCGGGAGAGCGTGGAGCGGGAACTCGCCCTCATCAAGGTGGCGGCCGAACCGGGCACCACCCGCGCCGAGGTCCTCCAGATCGCAGACATCTTCCGGGCACAGGTGGTGGATGTCGGGGCAAAGACACTCGTTCTCCAGGTGGCCGGGGATACCGACAAGATCGACGCGCTCGAGAAACTCCTGCGCCAGTACGGCATCAAGGAACTCGTCCGCACGGGTAAGATTGCAATCCTCCGGGGCGCAAAGACCGTAAAGAGTTCCAAATAACATTCTTTTTAGTATACTCAGCCCGCCTCTCGATCGGAGTGATCTCCCCGTCCCGGGCGATTGTGTTATATGTTAGCGTGCCACACACTGACATAACATGTTACTCGGATTACCTCTCCACACGGGACTCATCGTGGGCGGCGCCGTCGTCTTGGTCTTCGTGGTGCTCATCCTCTGGGGAATCCGCTTCAGGGAGGCCCCCTGATGGCGGACCCGATAACGTTTGTACTGATCGGACTCTACTTCGTCGTGCTCATCGGCATCGGAAGCTGGGCCTCAAAGAAGATCCATAACACGGAAGACTATATCCTCGCCGGGAGGTCGCTTGGATTCTGGGTCTTCACGATCCTGATCATCTGCTCGGTCTGCAGCGGCATGACCCTGCTCGGCGTCAGCGGGTTCGGCTACTCCTCGGGCTGGCCCGGGATATGGGAGCAGATCTTCGTGCCGCTGGCGGCCTCGTTCTGCATCATCGTCTTTGGGGTGAAACTTCACGCCATCGGGAAGGAGCGAGGCTACATGACCGTTCAGGACTATCTTGCCGACCGGTTCGAGAGTCCGAGGGCGCTCCGAGGACTCTCGGCCGTCTCGGGGATCATCGTCTCGCTGGTCTACTTGGTGGGGCAGTACACCGCCATCAGCATCGTGCTTGTCTGGCTCTTCGGCATCCCGCACTGGGAGGCCCTCGTCATCTCCGGGGTCATCATCACCGCCTACACGGTCGTCGGGGGGCTCTACGCCGTATCGTGGACGACCCTGATCCAGGGCGGCATCCTGATCCTCGGCGTCTTTTTGATGGCGCCGTTCGTCATCGCCAGCGCCGGCGGGCTCTCTCATATCAATACCGTGATTGCCGGGGTAGACCCGAACTTCGTCGAGCCCTGGTTCCCGAGCCCGGCCTACGCCCCGTACGCCTTTGCGACGCCGGAGTTCCTTCTCTCGTTCGGGATTCTCCTGATGGTCGGCCTCGCCTGCGCACCCCACGTCATCAACAACGTGCTGGCGGCAAAGGAGGCCCGCTACTTCAAGTGGGCGCCGCTCGTTGCGTTCGGCGTCTACGCGATCGTGATGTTCCTCGTGAAGTTCACCGGGTTTGCCGTGCGGTCGCTCGTCGAGGAGGGGACGCTGGTGCTCCCCGATACCGTGAACGCCCAGGACTTCGCCTTCATATCGGGCGTCGAATATGCCATGCCGAACGTGGCGTTCTGGGCGCTCTTTGCGGTGATCGTCCTTGCGGCGGTGATGTCCACGACCGACCGGCTCATGCTCACCGTCGGCACCATGTTCGCGTGGGATATCTACAAAAACATCCTCAGGCCCTCGGCGCCCGACAACGAGGTGCTCCTTGTCTCGAAAGTCGCCGTCGTCGTCGCCGCAGGCGGCACGCTCTGGCTTGCGATAAACCCGCCGCCGATGCTTGCGTGGCTGATCTGGATGGGCATCGGGGTCATGCTCGCGACATTTGCGGTCCCGTTGCTCGCCGGGCTCTACTGGCGCGGCGCCACCAAGGAAGGAGCAATCGCGAGCATGGGGCTCGGGCTCGTCGCGGCCACGGTCTTCGGCTACTGGCACCAGTTTGTGGCGCCGCTCCCGGTGCACTTCAGCCTCTATGCGCTGGTGATCTCGGCCCTCACCATGGTCGTCGTCAGTCTCCTGACCGCTTCAAACTCAAAGGCTGCGCTCGACAATACGCAGACCGGCTGGTTCATCCAGTCGCAATAACTTTTCTTTGTTTTACCGGGACTGCATACGGCATGCAGGGTCGGTAAACCGC
It includes:
- the ilvB gene encoding biosynthetic-type acetolactate synthase large subunit translates to MKTGAKTLIEALRREGVDTIFGYPGGSVLPIYDELYDSSIRHILVRHEQAAAHAADGYARASGRVGVCLATSGPGACNLVTGIATAYMDSVSIVALTGQVPTGMLGNDAFQESDITGITMPVTKHNYLVKDVADLDRTVQEAFYIARTGRPGPVLIDLPKDVTTSHVKSGEAAPGPVSLRGYQPTYQGHVRQIDKALDLIARAERPLVYAGGGVVHSGASAELLEFAEATAIPVTTTLMGLGAVPGDHPLCLGMLGMHGTQSANYAVTECDLLIAVGVRFDDRVTGKIETFAPNAAIIHIDIDPAEIGKNRAVDVPIVGDVKAVLQALLRRMQKHGDTANWVARINTWKAQHPLRYRDDGRLRPQYIIRELSDLLKGEGIIASEVGQNQMWTALHYCFRKPRTWLTSGGLGTMGYGFPAAIGAHFARPDLPVVDVAGDGSFQMNIQELGTVAQYHIPVKVVILNNMYLGMVRQWQELFYDRRYSYTELPPVDFVKIANAYGIEGIRVEEKDGVREALSAALAADGPFVLDFRIEREENVFPMVPAGAAINEMIGVHQE
- a CDS encoding 2-isopropylmalate synthase — encoded protein: MIVLFGESIRFFDTTLRDGEQTPGVCLTPAEKLEIATHLADVGVHVIEAGSAAASLGERESIRAIADAGLAAECCTYVRALPGDIDLAADAGADSVHLVVPVSDLHIAKKLRKTREQVCDMAWSAVEYAKDRGLIVELSGEDASRADQAFLAEVFREGVERGADRLCFCDTVGLLTPERAAAVIPPLLFAPLSIHCHDDLGFALANSVAALRAGATCAHVTVNGLGERAGNTALEELVMALEVLYRVDTGIATEELYPLSTHVARLTGVPLATNKPIVGEMAFTHESGIHAHGVMRDASTYESIRPENVGRKRRIVLGKHSGSAAVEAALHDMGYAPDGAQLAEIVTRIKQVGDSGMRITDADIMAIADTVMAIEFTPCLELRQFTIVSGSNAVPTASVTMLVNGEEITGAAVGTGPVDAAIRALQRSVADVGSVRLDEYRVDAITGGTDALVDVSVKLSKDGKTVTSRGARTDIIMASVEAVIAGMNRLLREEHEDRSQDSD
- the ilvN gene encoding acetolactate synthase small subunit; amino-acid sequence: MKSHTISVLVENRAGVLSRVAGMFSRRGFNIESLAVGTCEEPDMSRITIVVNGDGSVVEQVMKQTNKLIDVIKVSDLTERESVERELALIKVAAEPGTTRAEVLQIADIFRAQVVDVGAKTLVLQVAGDTDKIDALEKLLRQYGIKELVRTGKIAILRGAKTVKSSK
- a CDS encoding sodium:solute symporter family protein, with amino-acid sequence MADPITFVLIGLYFVVLIGIGSWASKKIHNTEDYILAGRSLGFWVFTILIICSVCSGMTLLGVSGFGYSSGWPGIWEQIFVPLAASFCIIVFGVKLHAIGKERGYMTVQDYLADRFESPRALRGLSAVSGIIVSLVYLVGQYTAISIVLVWLFGIPHWEALVISGVIITAYTVVGGLYAVSWTTLIQGGILILGVFLMAPFVIASAGGLSHINTVIAGVDPNFVEPWFPSPAYAPYAFATPEFLLSFGILLMVGLACAPHVINNVLAAKEARYFKWAPLVAFGVYAIVMFLVKFTGFAVRSLVEEGTLVLPDTVNAQDFAFISGVEYAMPNVAFWALFAVIVLAAVMSTTDRLMLTVGTMFAWDIYKNILRPSAPDNEVLLVSKVAVVVAAGGTLWLAINPPPMLAWLIWMGIGVMLATFAVPLLAGLYWRGATKEGAIASMGLGLVAATVFGYWHQFVAPLPVHFSLYALVISALTMVVVSLLTASNSKAALDNTQTGWFIQSQ